A single window of Eleginops maclovinus isolate JMC-PN-2008 ecotype Puerto Natales chromosome 19, JC_Emac_rtc_rv5, whole genome shotgun sequence DNA harbors:
- the LOC134881636 gene encoding sorting nexin-14-like isoform X5, which yields MLCIRRHVNIRHKATKMGCIRVFLQRIRRRVKLDRFRELGRQYPVFCFLLLVLLLSTVLLNRYIHIMMVFWSFLAGVVTFYCSTGPESLLPNILVSIKSKNKSYQQELFPLGHSCAVCGKIKCKRHRPTLLLENYQPWLDLKVPSKVDASLSEILELVLENFVYPWYRDITDDEAFVDELRVTLRFFAAVLVRRTQKVDVASLITQKLLKVSMKHIEIISKARQKVKNAEYLQQAALEEYGPDLHVALRSRRDELLYLRKLTEMLFPYILPPKATDCRSLTLLIREVLAGSVFLPSMDYLADPDTVNHLLLIFIENSPPEEATEPASTLVPFLQKYSDIRNKKNSVLKLELKEIREQQDLLFRFMNFLKQEGAVHVLQFCLAVEEFNDRILCPDLSDTEKMMLHEEVKKIYETYCLDESVDKIRFDPFIVEEIRNIAEGPFTEVVKLQTMRCLFEAYEHVLSLLENVFTPMFCHSDEYFRQLLRGAESPARNSRMSRNTSKRGESFGISRIGSKIKGVFKSTTMEGAMLPSYGLVEGEDDMVEEAMMVLEDDSPMEAASTPSTPRNLSAWNITIPYIDFYDDDVKRERIPVFCIDVERNDRKAVGHETEHWSVYRRYLEFYVLESKLTEFHGSFPDAQLPSKRIIGPKNYEFLTSKREEFQEYLQKLLPHPELSNSQLLADFLSPHSMESQFLDKMLPDVNLGKIIKSVPSKLIKEKGQHLEPFIQSFFNSCESPKPKPSRPELTILSPTSENDKKLFNELYKNNANRSELTEKRHNQNYFMEMITVEGLYDYIMFLGRVVFRIPDWLHHLLMAGRMLVKNTLEAYTDYYLQCKLNQVVQEHRLVSLITLLRDTVFCESSQPRSTPDKQRRAKKTFEEMMTYIPDFLGKCIGEEAKYGGVRLLFDGLQQPVLNKQLTYVLLDIAIQELFPELNKQVQKETSVMAPWM from the exons A tgttaTGCATTAGGCGTCATGTGAACATCCGCCACAAAGCGACCAAGATGGGATGCATCAGGGTTTTTCTGCAGCGAATAAGGCGCAGGGTGAAGCTGGACCGGTTCAGAGAGCTGGGCCGACAGTATCCCGTTTTCTGCTTTCTGCTGCTGGTCCTGCTTCTGTCCACTGTGCTTTTGAACAG ATATATTCACATTATGATGGTGTTTTGGTCCTTTCTGGCTGGAGTAGTCACTTTCTACTGCTCTACAGGGCCTGAGTCTCTGCTTCCCAACATATTAGTCTCCATCAAATCAAAAAACAAG TCATACCAACAGGAGCTGTTTCCACTAGGCCACAGCTGTGCTGTTTGTGGaaaaatcaaatgcaaaagACACAG ACCAACTTTATTACTGGAAAACTATCAACCATGGCTTGACCTGAAAGTCCCCTCTAAGGTGGATGCTTCTCTTTCAGAG attCTGGAGCTAGTTCTGGAGAATTTTGTGTATCCTTGGTACAG agaCATCACAGATGATGAGGCGTTTGTTGACGAGCTCAGAGTGACTCTGCGCTTCTTTGCAGCTGTGTTGGTCCGGCGGACCCAGAAG GTGGATGTGGCATCCCTCATCACACAAAAGCTGCTTAAAGTTTCCATGAAGCACATAGAAATAATAAGCAAAGCAAGACAGAAAG TGAAGAACGCAGAGTATCTTCAGCAAGCTGCCCTGGAGGAATACGGCCCTGACCTCCATGTAGCACTTCGAAGTCGTAGAGATGAGCTCCTCTACCTTAGGAAGCTGACTGAGATGCTCTTCCCCTACATCCTGCCACCCAAAGCTACAGACTGCAG ATCTCTTACTCTGCTGATTAGAGAAGTTTTGGCTGGTtctgtcttccttccttccatgGACTACTTGGCTGATCCT GACACAGTGAATCATTTACTTTTGATATTCATCGAGAACTCCCCt CCTGAAGAAGCCACAGAGCCCGCATCGACGTTGGTTCCTTTCCTGCAAAAGTACTCTGATATCCGCAACAAGAAGAACTCA GTTTTAAAGCTCGAGTTGAAAGAAATCAGAGAACAGCAAGACCTTCTCTTCCGTTTTATGAACTTTCTGAAGCAAGAAGGTGCTGTTCATGTGCTCCAGTTCTGCCTTGCTGTCG AGGAATTCAACGACAGGATCCTGTGCCCAGATCTGTCTGACACAGAGAAGATGATGCTTCACGAGGAGGTGAAGAAGATCTACGAGACGTACTGTTTGGACGAGAGTGTTGACAAGATCCGCTTTGACCCCTTCATAGTGGAAGAAATACGCAACA TTGCAGAGGGTCCGTTCACCGAGGTGGTGAAACTGCAGACCATGAGGTGTTTGTTTGAAGCCTATGAACATGTCCTGTCCCTCCTGGAGAATGTTTTCACCCCCATGTTCTGTCACAGTGATGAG TACTTCCGCCAGCTCCTGAGAGGGGCAGAGTCCCCTGCAAGGAACTCCAGGATGAGCAG GAACACGTCAAAGAGGGGCGAGTCCTTTGGGATTAGCCGCATTGGCAGTAAGATCAAAGGAGTGTTCAAGAGCACAACCATGGAGGGCGCAATGCTGCCATCCTACGGGCTGGTGGAGGGAGAGGATGATATG GTGGAGGAAGCCATGATGGTGTTGGAGGATGACTCCCCCATGGAGGCGGCCTCCACCCCCAGCACCCCCCGAAACCTGTCCGCCTGGAACATCACCATCCCGTACATTGATTTCTATGACGACGATGTGAAGAGGGAGAGGATTCCGGTGTTCTGCATCGACGTGGAGCGCAATGACCGGAAGGCAG TGGGACATGAGACTGAGCACTGGTCGGTGTACAGAAGATATTTGGAGTTCTATGTTCTTGAATCAAAGCTTACTGAGTTTCATG GCTCATTTCCAGATGCGCAGTTGCCTTCAAAGAGGATCATCGGTCCCAAGAATTATGAGTTCCTCACATCAAAGCGGGAGGAGTTTCAGGAATACCTTCAG AAGCTTCTGCCGCACCCGGAGCTAAGCAACAGTCAGCTCCTCGCCgacttcctgtctcctcacAGTATGGAGTCTCAGTTCCTGGACAAGATGTTACCTGATGTGAACCTCG GAAAAATCATTAAGTCAGTTCCCAGCAAACTGATAAAAGAG AAAGGGCAGCATCTGGAGCCCTTCATCCAGTCCTTCTTCAACTCCTGTGAATCTCCTAAACCCAAACCCAGCCGCCCCGAGCTCACTATCCTTAGCCCAACGTCGGAAAATGATAAAAAG CTCTTCAACGAACTCTACAAAAACAACGCCAACCGATCAGAGCTGACTGAGAAGCGTCACAATCAGAACTACTTCATGGAAATGATCACGGTTGAAGGGCTGTATGACTACATAATGTTTTTGG GCCGAGTGGTCTTCCGCATCCCCGACTGGCTGCACCACCTGCTGATGGCCGGCAGGATGCTGGTGAAGAACACGTTGGAAGCCTACACAGATTATTACCTTCAGTGCAAACTGAACCAGGTGGTTCAGGAGCACCGGCTAGTCTCACTCATCACCTTGCTTCGAG ACACAGTTTTCTGTGAGAGCAGTCAGCCCCGCTCGACTCCGGACAAGCAGAGGAGGGCAAAGAAGACATTCGAGGAGATGATGACCTACATTCCAG attttctgGGCAAGTGTATCGGAGAAGAGGCCAAGTATGGAGGTGTACGTCTACTCTTTGATGGACTGCAACAGCCAGTTCTCAACAAACAG CTGACGTATGTGCTGTTGGACATTGCCATTCAAGAGCTTTTCCCTGAACTAAACAAG CAGGTACAGAAGGAGACCTCTGTGATGGCTCCCTGGATGTAA
- the LOC134881636 gene encoding sorting nexin-14-like isoform X2: MLCIRRHVNIRHKATKMGCIRVFLQRIRRRVKLDRFRELGRQYPVFCFLLLVLLLSTVLLNRYIHIMMVFWSFLAGVVTFYCSTGPESLLPNILVSIKSKNKSYQQELFPLGHSCAVCGKIKCKRHRPTLLLENYQPWLDLKVPSKVDASLSEILELVLENFVYPWYRDITDDEAFVDELRVTLRFFAAVLVRRTQKVDVASLITQKLLKVSMKHIEIISKARQKVKNAEYLQQAALEEYGPDLHVALRSRRDELLYLRKLTEMLFPYILPPKATDCRSLTLLIREVLAGSVFLPSMDYLADPDTVNHLLLIFIENSPPEEATEPASTLVPFLQKYSDIRNKKNSVLKLELKEIREQQDLLFRFMNFLKQEGAVHVLQFCLAVEEFNDRILCPDLSDTEKMMLHEEVKKIYETYCLDESVDKIRFDPFIVEEIRNIAEGPFTEVVKLQTMRCLFEAYEHVLSLLENVFTPMFCHSDEYFRQLLRGAESPARNSRMSRNSLSLDDISSWDWSPESPSSLFTASGSSSPASFNSLHAQSTFTTFPYGSLSHRHSSPKNTSKRGESFGISRIGSKIKGVFKSTTMEGAMLPSYGLVEGEDDMVEEAMMVLEDDSPMEAASTPSTPRNLSAWNITIPYIDFYDDDVKRERIPVFCIDVERNDRKAVGHETEHWSVYRRYLEFYVLESKLTEFHGSFPDAQLPSKRIIGPKNYEFLTSKREEFQEYLQKLLPHPELSNSQLLADFLSPHSMESQFLDKMLPDVNLGKIIKSVPSKLIKEKGQHLEPFIQSFFNSCESPKPKPSRPELTILSPTSENDKKLFNELYKNNANRSELTEKRHNQNYFMEMITVEGLYDYIMFLGRVVFRIPDWLHHLLMAGRMLVKNTLEAYTDYYLQCKLNQVVQEHRLVSLITLLRDTVFCESSQPRSTPDKQRRAKKTFEEMMTYIPDFLGKCIGEEAKYGGVRLLFDGLQQPVLNKQLTYVLLDIAIQELFPELNKVQKETSVMAPWM; this comes from the exons A tgttaTGCATTAGGCGTCATGTGAACATCCGCCACAAAGCGACCAAGATGGGATGCATCAGGGTTTTTCTGCAGCGAATAAGGCGCAGGGTGAAGCTGGACCGGTTCAGAGAGCTGGGCCGACAGTATCCCGTTTTCTGCTTTCTGCTGCTGGTCCTGCTTCTGTCCACTGTGCTTTTGAACAG ATATATTCACATTATGATGGTGTTTTGGTCCTTTCTGGCTGGAGTAGTCACTTTCTACTGCTCTACAGGGCCTGAGTCTCTGCTTCCCAACATATTAGTCTCCATCAAATCAAAAAACAAG TCATACCAACAGGAGCTGTTTCCACTAGGCCACAGCTGTGCTGTTTGTGGaaaaatcaaatgcaaaagACACAG ACCAACTTTATTACTGGAAAACTATCAACCATGGCTTGACCTGAAAGTCCCCTCTAAGGTGGATGCTTCTCTTTCAGAG attCTGGAGCTAGTTCTGGAGAATTTTGTGTATCCTTGGTACAG agaCATCACAGATGATGAGGCGTTTGTTGACGAGCTCAGAGTGACTCTGCGCTTCTTTGCAGCTGTGTTGGTCCGGCGGACCCAGAAG GTGGATGTGGCATCCCTCATCACACAAAAGCTGCTTAAAGTTTCCATGAAGCACATAGAAATAATAAGCAAAGCAAGACAGAAAG TGAAGAACGCAGAGTATCTTCAGCAAGCTGCCCTGGAGGAATACGGCCCTGACCTCCATGTAGCACTTCGAAGTCGTAGAGATGAGCTCCTCTACCTTAGGAAGCTGACTGAGATGCTCTTCCCCTACATCCTGCCACCCAAAGCTACAGACTGCAG ATCTCTTACTCTGCTGATTAGAGAAGTTTTGGCTGGTtctgtcttccttccttccatgGACTACTTGGCTGATCCT GACACAGTGAATCATTTACTTTTGATATTCATCGAGAACTCCCCt CCTGAAGAAGCCACAGAGCCCGCATCGACGTTGGTTCCTTTCCTGCAAAAGTACTCTGATATCCGCAACAAGAAGAACTCA GTTTTAAAGCTCGAGTTGAAAGAAATCAGAGAACAGCAAGACCTTCTCTTCCGTTTTATGAACTTTCTGAAGCAAGAAGGTGCTGTTCATGTGCTCCAGTTCTGCCTTGCTGTCG AGGAATTCAACGACAGGATCCTGTGCCCAGATCTGTCTGACACAGAGAAGATGATGCTTCACGAGGAGGTGAAGAAGATCTACGAGACGTACTGTTTGGACGAGAGTGTTGACAAGATCCGCTTTGACCCCTTCATAGTGGAAGAAATACGCAACA TTGCAGAGGGTCCGTTCACCGAGGTGGTGAAACTGCAGACCATGAGGTGTTTGTTTGAAGCCTATGAACATGTCCTGTCCCTCCTGGAGAATGTTTTCACCCCCATGTTCTGTCACAGTGATGAG TACTTCCGCCAGCTCCTGAGAGGGGCAGAGTCCCCTGCAAGGAACTCCAGGATGAGCAG AAATAGCCTCAGTTTGGATGACATTAG TTCCTGGGACTGGAGCCCTGAGTCTCCGTCCTCACTGTTCACCGCATCCGGCAGCTCTTCACCTGCATCTTTTAACTCCCTCCATGCCCAGTCCACGTTCACAACTTTCCCATACGGCTCGCTATCCCACCGCCACTCATCACCCAA GAACACGTCAAAGAGGGGCGAGTCCTTTGGGATTAGCCGCATTGGCAGTAAGATCAAAGGAGTGTTCAAGAGCACAACCATGGAGGGCGCAATGCTGCCATCCTACGGGCTGGTGGAGGGAGAGGATGATATG GTGGAGGAAGCCATGATGGTGTTGGAGGATGACTCCCCCATGGAGGCGGCCTCCACCCCCAGCACCCCCCGAAACCTGTCCGCCTGGAACATCACCATCCCGTACATTGATTTCTATGACGACGATGTGAAGAGGGAGAGGATTCCGGTGTTCTGCATCGACGTGGAGCGCAATGACCGGAAGGCAG TGGGACATGAGACTGAGCACTGGTCGGTGTACAGAAGATATTTGGAGTTCTATGTTCTTGAATCAAAGCTTACTGAGTTTCATG GCTCATTTCCAGATGCGCAGTTGCCTTCAAAGAGGATCATCGGTCCCAAGAATTATGAGTTCCTCACATCAAAGCGGGAGGAGTTTCAGGAATACCTTCAG AAGCTTCTGCCGCACCCGGAGCTAAGCAACAGTCAGCTCCTCGCCgacttcctgtctcctcacAGTATGGAGTCTCAGTTCCTGGACAAGATGTTACCTGATGTGAACCTCG GAAAAATCATTAAGTCAGTTCCCAGCAAACTGATAAAAGAG AAAGGGCAGCATCTGGAGCCCTTCATCCAGTCCTTCTTCAACTCCTGTGAATCTCCTAAACCCAAACCCAGCCGCCCCGAGCTCACTATCCTTAGCCCAACGTCGGAAAATGATAAAAAG CTCTTCAACGAACTCTACAAAAACAACGCCAACCGATCAGAGCTGACTGAGAAGCGTCACAATCAGAACTACTTCATGGAAATGATCACGGTTGAAGGGCTGTATGACTACATAATGTTTTTGG GCCGAGTGGTCTTCCGCATCCCCGACTGGCTGCACCACCTGCTGATGGCCGGCAGGATGCTGGTGAAGAACACGTTGGAAGCCTACACAGATTATTACCTTCAGTGCAAACTGAACCAGGTGGTTCAGGAGCACCGGCTAGTCTCACTCATCACCTTGCTTCGAG ACACAGTTTTCTGTGAGAGCAGTCAGCCCCGCTCGACTCCGGACAAGCAGAGGAGGGCAAAGAAGACATTCGAGGAGATGATGACCTACATTCCAG attttctgGGCAAGTGTATCGGAGAAGAGGCCAAGTATGGAGGTGTACGTCTACTCTTTGATGGACTGCAACAGCCAGTTCTCAACAAACAG CTGACGTATGTGCTGTTGGACATTGCCATTCAAGAGCTTTTCCCTGAACTAAACAAG GTACAGAAGGAGACCTCTGTGATGGCTCCCTGGATGTAA
- the LOC134881636 gene encoding sorting nexin-14-like isoform X1 — translation MLCIRRHVNIRHKATKMGCIRVFLQRIRRRVKLDRFRELGRQYPVFCFLLLVLLLSTVLLNRYIHIMMVFWSFLAGVVTFYCSTGPESLLPNILVSIKSKNKSYQQELFPLGHSCAVCGKIKCKRHRPTLLLENYQPWLDLKVPSKVDASLSEILELVLENFVYPWYRDITDDEAFVDELRVTLRFFAAVLVRRTQKVDVASLITQKLLKVSMKHIEIISKARQKVKNAEYLQQAALEEYGPDLHVALRSRRDELLYLRKLTEMLFPYILPPKATDCRSLTLLIREVLAGSVFLPSMDYLADPDTVNHLLLIFIENSPPEEATEPASTLVPFLQKYSDIRNKKNSVLKLELKEIREQQDLLFRFMNFLKQEGAVHVLQFCLAVEEFNDRILCPDLSDTEKMMLHEEVKKIYETYCLDESVDKIRFDPFIVEEIRNIAEGPFTEVVKLQTMRCLFEAYEHVLSLLENVFTPMFCHSDEYFRQLLRGAESPARNSRMSRNSLSLDDISSWDWSPESPSSLFTASGSSSPASFNSLHAQSTFTTFPYGSLSHRHSSPKNTSKRGESFGISRIGSKIKGVFKSTTMEGAMLPSYGLVEGEDDMVEEAMMVLEDDSPMEAASTPSTPRNLSAWNITIPYIDFYDDDVKRERIPVFCIDVERNDRKAVGHETEHWSVYRRYLEFYVLESKLTEFHGSFPDAQLPSKRIIGPKNYEFLTSKREEFQEYLQKLLPHPELSNSQLLADFLSPHSMESQFLDKMLPDVNLGKIIKSVPSKLIKEKGQHLEPFIQSFFNSCESPKPKPSRPELTILSPTSENDKKLFNELYKNNANRSELTEKRHNQNYFMEMITVEGLYDYIMFLGRVVFRIPDWLHHLLMAGRMLVKNTLEAYTDYYLQCKLNQVVQEHRLVSLITLLRDTVFCESSQPRSTPDKQRRAKKTFEEMMTYIPDFLGKCIGEEAKYGGVRLLFDGLQQPVLNKQLTYVLLDIAIQELFPELNKQVQKETSVMAPWM, via the exons A tgttaTGCATTAGGCGTCATGTGAACATCCGCCACAAAGCGACCAAGATGGGATGCATCAGGGTTTTTCTGCAGCGAATAAGGCGCAGGGTGAAGCTGGACCGGTTCAGAGAGCTGGGCCGACAGTATCCCGTTTTCTGCTTTCTGCTGCTGGTCCTGCTTCTGTCCACTGTGCTTTTGAACAG ATATATTCACATTATGATGGTGTTTTGGTCCTTTCTGGCTGGAGTAGTCACTTTCTACTGCTCTACAGGGCCTGAGTCTCTGCTTCCCAACATATTAGTCTCCATCAAATCAAAAAACAAG TCATACCAACAGGAGCTGTTTCCACTAGGCCACAGCTGTGCTGTTTGTGGaaaaatcaaatgcaaaagACACAG ACCAACTTTATTACTGGAAAACTATCAACCATGGCTTGACCTGAAAGTCCCCTCTAAGGTGGATGCTTCTCTTTCAGAG attCTGGAGCTAGTTCTGGAGAATTTTGTGTATCCTTGGTACAG agaCATCACAGATGATGAGGCGTTTGTTGACGAGCTCAGAGTGACTCTGCGCTTCTTTGCAGCTGTGTTGGTCCGGCGGACCCAGAAG GTGGATGTGGCATCCCTCATCACACAAAAGCTGCTTAAAGTTTCCATGAAGCACATAGAAATAATAAGCAAAGCAAGACAGAAAG TGAAGAACGCAGAGTATCTTCAGCAAGCTGCCCTGGAGGAATACGGCCCTGACCTCCATGTAGCACTTCGAAGTCGTAGAGATGAGCTCCTCTACCTTAGGAAGCTGACTGAGATGCTCTTCCCCTACATCCTGCCACCCAAAGCTACAGACTGCAG ATCTCTTACTCTGCTGATTAGAGAAGTTTTGGCTGGTtctgtcttccttccttccatgGACTACTTGGCTGATCCT GACACAGTGAATCATTTACTTTTGATATTCATCGAGAACTCCCCt CCTGAAGAAGCCACAGAGCCCGCATCGACGTTGGTTCCTTTCCTGCAAAAGTACTCTGATATCCGCAACAAGAAGAACTCA GTTTTAAAGCTCGAGTTGAAAGAAATCAGAGAACAGCAAGACCTTCTCTTCCGTTTTATGAACTTTCTGAAGCAAGAAGGTGCTGTTCATGTGCTCCAGTTCTGCCTTGCTGTCG AGGAATTCAACGACAGGATCCTGTGCCCAGATCTGTCTGACACAGAGAAGATGATGCTTCACGAGGAGGTGAAGAAGATCTACGAGACGTACTGTTTGGACGAGAGTGTTGACAAGATCCGCTTTGACCCCTTCATAGTGGAAGAAATACGCAACA TTGCAGAGGGTCCGTTCACCGAGGTGGTGAAACTGCAGACCATGAGGTGTTTGTTTGAAGCCTATGAACATGTCCTGTCCCTCCTGGAGAATGTTTTCACCCCCATGTTCTGTCACAGTGATGAG TACTTCCGCCAGCTCCTGAGAGGGGCAGAGTCCCCTGCAAGGAACTCCAGGATGAGCAG AAATAGCCTCAGTTTGGATGACATTAG TTCCTGGGACTGGAGCCCTGAGTCTCCGTCCTCACTGTTCACCGCATCCGGCAGCTCTTCACCTGCATCTTTTAACTCCCTCCATGCCCAGTCCACGTTCACAACTTTCCCATACGGCTCGCTATCCCACCGCCACTCATCACCCAA GAACACGTCAAAGAGGGGCGAGTCCTTTGGGATTAGCCGCATTGGCAGTAAGATCAAAGGAGTGTTCAAGAGCACAACCATGGAGGGCGCAATGCTGCCATCCTACGGGCTGGTGGAGGGAGAGGATGATATG GTGGAGGAAGCCATGATGGTGTTGGAGGATGACTCCCCCATGGAGGCGGCCTCCACCCCCAGCACCCCCCGAAACCTGTCCGCCTGGAACATCACCATCCCGTACATTGATTTCTATGACGACGATGTGAAGAGGGAGAGGATTCCGGTGTTCTGCATCGACGTGGAGCGCAATGACCGGAAGGCAG TGGGACATGAGACTGAGCACTGGTCGGTGTACAGAAGATATTTGGAGTTCTATGTTCTTGAATCAAAGCTTACTGAGTTTCATG GCTCATTTCCAGATGCGCAGTTGCCTTCAAAGAGGATCATCGGTCCCAAGAATTATGAGTTCCTCACATCAAAGCGGGAGGAGTTTCAGGAATACCTTCAG AAGCTTCTGCCGCACCCGGAGCTAAGCAACAGTCAGCTCCTCGCCgacttcctgtctcctcacAGTATGGAGTCTCAGTTCCTGGACAAGATGTTACCTGATGTGAACCTCG GAAAAATCATTAAGTCAGTTCCCAGCAAACTGATAAAAGAG AAAGGGCAGCATCTGGAGCCCTTCATCCAGTCCTTCTTCAACTCCTGTGAATCTCCTAAACCCAAACCCAGCCGCCCCGAGCTCACTATCCTTAGCCCAACGTCGGAAAATGATAAAAAG CTCTTCAACGAACTCTACAAAAACAACGCCAACCGATCAGAGCTGACTGAGAAGCGTCACAATCAGAACTACTTCATGGAAATGATCACGGTTGAAGGGCTGTATGACTACATAATGTTTTTGG GCCGAGTGGTCTTCCGCATCCCCGACTGGCTGCACCACCTGCTGATGGCCGGCAGGATGCTGGTGAAGAACACGTTGGAAGCCTACACAGATTATTACCTTCAGTGCAAACTGAACCAGGTGGTTCAGGAGCACCGGCTAGTCTCACTCATCACCTTGCTTCGAG ACACAGTTTTCTGTGAGAGCAGTCAGCCCCGCTCGACTCCGGACAAGCAGAGGAGGGCAAAGAAGACATTCGAGGAGATGATGACCTACATTCCAG attttctgGGCAAGTGTATCGGAGAAGAGGCCAAGTATGGAGGTGTACGTCTACTCTTTGATGGACTGCAACAGCCAGTTCTCAACAAACAG CTGACGTATGTGCTGTTGGACATTGCCATTCAAGAGCTTTTCCCTGAACTAAACAAG CAGGTACAGAAGGAGACCTCTGTGATGGCTCCCTGGATGTAA